A genomic window from Brassica oleracea var. oleracea cultivar TO1000 chromosome C8, BOL, whole genome shotgun sequence includes:
- the LOC106307282 gene encoding probable purine permease 11: METLVQTAAFPIIYIQLLLLPSSSESSSCSLKTMVLIYVLLGVIVAGDNMLYSVGLLYLSASTYSLICATQLAFSAVFSYFINAQKFTSLILNSVVLLSFSATLIALNDNADAPSGVSRSKYIVGFVCTLAASALYSLLLSLMQFSFEKVLQKETFSVVLEMQIYTSLVATCVSVIGLFASGEWRTLHGEMDGYHKGQASYVLTLVGTAVTWQVCSVGVVGLIFLVSSLFSNVISTLSLAVTPLAALAVFRDKMSGIKVLAMLIALWGFASYVQQNHLDDLKLRRARKQAHASRVDPPC; this comes from the coding sequence ATGGAAACTCTTGTTCAAACCGCTGCTTTTCCAATCATCTATATCCAGCTTTTGCTTCTTCCTTCTTCTTCAGAGTCTTCTTCTTGTTCACTCAAAACCATGGTCTTGATTTACGTTCTGCTTGGTGTCATCGTCGCTGGAGACAACATGTTGTACTCTGTTGGACTTCTCTACCTCTCTGCATCGACTTATTCGCTCATTTGCGCTACTCAGTTAGCGTTTAGTGCGGTCTTCTCTTATTTCATCAATGCTCAGAAGTTCACTTCTTTGATTCTCAATTCAGTGGTTCTTCTCTCTTTCTCTGCTACGTTGATTGCCCTCAACGATAATGCAGACGCTCCGTCTGGTGTCTCCAGGTCGAAGTATATCGTTGGGTTTGTGTGTACACTCGCTGCATCAGCTCTCTACTCTCTACTCCTCTCCCTTATGCAGTTCTCATTCGAGAAGGTTCTGCAGAAGGAGACTTTCTCAGTAGTTCTCGAGATGCAAATCTACACTTCTTTAGTGGCGACTTGTGTCTCTGTTATCGGGCTTTTCGCAAGCGGGGAATGGAGAACGCTGCATGGAGAAATGGATGGGTATCATAAAGGTCAAGCTTCTTATGTACTGACTCTGGTCGGGACAGCGGTTACGTGGCAAGTGTGTTCTGTAGGAGTGGTGGGTTTGATATTTCTGGTGTCGTCGCTCTTCTCAAACGTTATTAGTACGCTTTCTCTAGCTGTGACTCCACTTGCTGCTTTGGCTGTGTTCCGTGATAAGATGAGCGGCATTAAGGTTTTGGCAATGCTGATCGCTCTATGGGGTTTCGCTTCTTATGTTCAACAGAATCATCTTGATGACTTGAAATTAAGACGAGCGCGAAAACAAGCGCATGCCAGTCGGGTTGATCCGCCTTGTTAA